One genomic window of Nicotiana sylvestris chromosome 10, ASM39365v2, whole genome shotgun sequence includes the following:
- the LOC138880352 gene encoding nuclear pore complex protein NUP107-like isoform X3, producing MHRVMEDKLMRQKARILLDEAASWSLLWHLYGKGNEELPEDLILLPTTSHLEACQFVVKNHTAQLCLRIVQWLEGLASKALDLDRKLNVDD from the exons ATGCACAGAGTTATGGAGGACAAATTGATGAGACAGAAGGCACGGATTTTGCTTGACGAGGCAGCTTCATGGTCTCTCTTGTGGCATCTTTATGGAAA AGGAAATGAAGAACTTCCTGAAGACCTTATCCTG TTGCCAACTACTTCACACTTAGAAGCTTGCCAATTTGTTGTGAAGAATCATACTGCACAACTATGCCTCCGAATTGTTCAGTGGCTTGAAGGATTAGCCTCCAAAGCCCTTGATTTGGATAGAAAG TTGAATGTGGATGATTGA
- the LOC138880352 gene encoding nuclear pore complex protein NUP107-like isoform X1 — translation MHRVMEDKLMRQKARILLDEAASWSLLWHLYGKGNEELPEDLILLPTTSHLEACQFVVKNHTAQLCLRIVQWLEGLASKALDLDRKFYMSELIINIYDIVSCISYCSMDS, via the exons ATGCACAGAGTTATGGAGGACAAATTGATGAGACAGAAGGCACGGATTTTGCTTGACGAGGCAGCTTCATGGTCTCTCTTGTGGCATCTTTATGGAAA AGGAAATGAAGAACTTCCTGAAGACCTTATCCTG TTGCCAACTACTTCACACTTAGAAGCTTGCCAATTTGTTGTGAAGAATCATACTGCACAACTATGCCTCCGAATTGTTCAGTGGCTTGAAGGATTAGCCTCCAAAGCCCTTGATTTGGATAGAAAG TTTTACATGTCTGAGTTGATTATAAATATTTATGACATTGTTTCGTGCATCTCATACTGCTCCATGGACAGTTGA
- the LOC138880352 gene encoding nuclear pore complex protein NUP107-like isoform X2: MHRVMEDKLMRQKARILLDEAASWSLLWHLYGKGNEELPEDLILLPTTSHLEACQFVVKNHTAQLCLRIVQWLEGLASKALDLDRKVSPRNAGPSTSKPHI; this comes from the exons ATGCACAGAGTTATGGAGGACAAATTGATGAGACAGAAGGCACGGATTTTGCTTGACGAGGCAGCTTCATGGTCTCTCTTGTGGCATCTTTATGGAAA AGGAAATGAAGAACTTCCTGAAGACCTTATCCTG TTGCCAACTACTTCACACTTAGAAGCTTGCCAATTTGTTGTGAAGAATCATACTGCACAACTATGCCTCCGAATTGTTCAGTGGCTTGAAGGATTAGCCTCCAAAGCCCTTGATTTGGATAGAAAG GTCTCTCCTAGAAACGCTGGGCCATCCACCAGTAAACCACATATTTAG